A region of Anopheles merus strain MAF chromosome 2R, AmerM5.1, whole genome shotgun sequence DNA encodes the following proteins:
- the LOC121590968 gene encoding CAAX prenyl protease 1 homolog, translated as MWDSSETTLYSMMIFLFMETILEMYLTRRQICVYKQCKTVPRELQHVMNNDTFEKARVYGLDKAHYGMFKMIVCDIVILQLELYFGFMAMVWTRSVEIAENIGLNPKSEIQVGCLFALILNIIGIFKEMPFKIYGTFVLEEKHGFNKQTAGFFVKDQIKAFVVAQALTIPVAAAFIYIVQIGGQYFFIWLWAFVAVVSLVLITIYPVYIAPIFDKFRPLEDGELKKSIHDLASSVKFPLGQLFVVEGSKRSAHSNAYFTGLFGVKRIVLFDTLLVNKGLPADDPSLAESDKGKGCKNEEVLAVLAHELGHWKLGHVAKNIVIMQLQMFLIFLAFSKLFTYGPLYEAVGLPAGEKPILIGFMVIVMYVLAPYNTMISLAMTIMSRRFEYQADGFAQDLGYADELGNALIKLQLDNLGFPVYDWMYSAWNHSHPTVLQRLERLKSLNKEGNKSKTQ; from the exons ATGTGGGATTCCTCGGAGACAACTTTGTATTCCATGATGATATTCTTGTTTATGGAAACGATCCTGGAGATGTATTTAACGAGGCGCCAG ATATGTGTTTATAAACAATGTAAGACCGTCCCGAGAGAGCTTCAACATGTGATGAATAACGATACATTCGAAAAGGCTCGTGTTTACGGATTGGATAAGGCTCACTACGGAATGTTTAAAATGATTGTATGCGATATCGTCATACTACAGCTAGAGCTGTACTTTGGTTTCATGGCCATGGTATGGACTCGCTCAGTTGAAATAGCCGAAAATATAGGGCTAAATCCAAAAAGTGAGATTCAGGTGGGATGCCTTTTTGCCCTGATACTTAACATTATTGGCATATTTAAGGAAATGCCGTTCAAAATTTATGGTACCTTCGTGCTTGAGGAAAAGCACGGcttcaacaaacaaacagccgGATTCTTCGTGAAAGATCAAATTAAAGCTTTCGTTGTTGCCCAAGCACTGACCATTCCCGTGGCCGCTGCTTTCATATACATCGTTCAAATCGGAGGACAATACTTCTTCATTTGGTTATGGGCGTTTGTGGCGGTCGTATCGCTAGTACTCATTACCATCTATCCGGTGTACATTGCCCCAATATTTGACAAGTTCCGTCCTCTGGAAGACGGAGAGCTTAAAAAGAGCATTCACGATCTGGCAAGCAGTGTGAAATTTCCTTTGGGCCAACTTTTTGTCGTCGAAGGTTCAAAGCGTTCTGCGCATAGTAACGCTTACTTTACCGGATTGTTTGGAGTGAAACGTATCGTACTCTTTGATACGCTCCTGGTCAACAAAGGATTGCCTGCAGACGACCCTTCGCTTGCCGAGAGCGATAAGGGCAAGGGTTGCAAGAATGAGGAAGTATTAGCTGTACTGGCACATGAACTGGGCCACTGGAAACTGGGACACGTTGCCAAAAATATTGTGATCATGCAGCTGCAGATGTTCCTGATTTTCCTCGCGTTTTCAAAACTGTTCACTTACGGTCCACTGTATGAAGCAGTCGGATTACCTGCCGGCGAAAAACCCATACTGATAGGATTCATGGTAATTGTGATGTATGTCCTTGCCCCCTACAATACAATGATCTCGCTCGCCATGACCATCATGTCCAGAAGATTCGAATATCAAGCAGATGGTTTCGCCCAAGATCTTGGATATGCTGACGAATTGGGCAATGCGCTTATCAAACTGCAACTGGACAACCTTGGTTTCCCGGTATACGATTGGATGTACTCGGCATGGAATCATTCCCATCCAACTGTGCTCCAGCGCCTTGAACGATTGAAAAGCTTGAACAAAGAAGGGAACAAATCTAAAACCCAATAA
- the LOC121590973 gene encoding cytoplasmic phosphatidylinositol transfer protein 1 produces MVLVKEYRICMPLTVEEYKIGQLYMIARHSLEQSDDGEGVEVIENKECFDPEHGKGQYTEKRIHLSSRLPYWLQAVCPKVFYVIEKGWNYYPYTVTEYTCSFIPKLHIRILTRFEDNAGTSENCLNLSEETLANRIVDHVDIAFEEPSEKHYKKEEDPKFFKSRITGRGPLVEGWRQTDEPMMCSYKLVEASFEVWGLQTRVEDFIQKCIRDVLLLGHRQAFAWIDEWHGMSIDDVRMYEKDKQTEANDKLRQSLPPALATDKTT; encoded by the exons ATGGTGCTCGTTAAAGAATATCGAATATGCATGCCACTGACCGTGGAGGAA tataaaattgGTCAGCTCTATATGATAGCGCGCCACAGCCTCGAACAATCGGATGATGGAGAAGGAGTGGAAGTGATTGAAAATAAGGAATGTTTTGATCCCGAACACGGCAAAGGGCAGTACACCGAGAAACGGATACACTTGTCCAG TCGTCTCCCATACTGGCTGCAGGCTGTTTGCCCTAAGGTATTTTATGTTATTGAGAAGGGCTGGAACTACTATCCGTACACGGTGACAG AATATACA TGCTCGTTTATACCAAAATTACATATTCGTATCCTGACGCGGTTTGAAGACAATGCTGGTACTTCGGAAAAC TGCTTGAATCTGTCAGAAGAAACTTTGGCAAATCGGATAGTTGATCATGTAGACATTGCGTTTGAAGAGCCATCTGAAAAGCACTACAAGAAAGAGGAGGATCCCAAATTCTTCAAATCCCGCATCACCGGACGCGGACCGCTCGTAGAGGGCTGGCGTCAAACGGATGAGCCCATGATGTGTTCCTACAAATTGGTCGAAGCTTCCTTCGAAGTTTGGGGACTCCAGACAAGGGTTGAGGACTTCATTCAAAAG TGCATCCGGGACGTACTTCTACTGGGGCACAGACAAGCGTTCGCTTGGATCGATGAGTGGCATGGAATGAGCATTGACGACGTACGCATGTATGAGAAAGATAAACAGACGGAAGCGAATGATAAGCTGCGACAATCGTTACCTCCTGCACTGGCAACTGATAAGACCACTTAG
- the LOC121590966 gene encoding uncharacterized protein LOC121590966, whose product MSKETMIIFVYDLTKKVENDDPTGSIIYFHPMWVSELQKKSLCGQLMGSTYFLGETLSTVRFLSLQNGKFALRSHGRFMLAVGSDRNIAESILEYRASLLSSLIELYHGDFNTLYNVYVEKEQKNGFNEKVFCLMESTLPLLQFNGNILQNMPLLRLPKCASNVYLESNQILQSFLQNKGVLGGSIFYHNKVLASQLPTNLTKMFVYSDPYRMKLAEMIAVTFHVPNGVSLISAYITKRDYTQLIDATKNIPIYFNNCATAAPPTGSVPFAIKKKLIPSKELGGTVSGFPMLKSDKSIIFSNIPEEETVGADGGLCEQTQSKKSFSTVSRPTFLPLKFKNLTSRDIIDSGVNSINFDESDSFPNFIGKTSVCSTPLTENKIVPNRNMMSICVTQDQPSAPPAEENDNIGVEEEKPPIAVEANGRSSLKYFNARKYSILNNPFMMPKHIRCSSMSNLTEQQSNETEENSPAEDTGGVDRHIKNKRQFKFSNNYDPAKTISDPLYPLVDQRKRAMSYSLFQDFERSRNERIAELVEQEAKQEPKGNDKCNQVTQQQPSAIDDRIPTVGAISTTARKVELPLSENPELVKGAATPKDRRALSLPIKSFNLNDDAPSTARAGGNGGTSSGQELFTRRKSTLELTPLMTKLTVLALNDTESSGVSSWDTTPGCSYNMAISPQDYIPQRRKSQDISQSVAPPLGVLAGDENALVKVDLFVCVQQNMTLILVMQEKNCKNQRLVQTLFESCVSKFLRIENDIQLAMNINVDGFDKTDGYSLIALDSDWDVAKKNGPWNALEMQTAESLHTHFKKSNIVTEVTLKSQETVLYGYQCGMRELFYTQAANAQGGLPPPQDVMGSVPLCAKRRIERDHFALLL is encoded by the exons ATGTCGAA GGAAACGATGATAATCTTTGTTTACGACCTTACTAAGAAGGTGGAGAATGACGACCCGACGGGCTCCATTATTTACTTCCACCCGATGTGGGTATCGGAACTGCAGAAAAAGTCGCTCTGTGGCCAGCTGATG ggATCAACATATTTTCTTGGTGAAACCTTATCGACAGTTCGATTTCTTTCGCTACAGAATGGCAAATTTGCGTTACGGTCGCATGGACGTTTTATGCTG GCAGTGGGATCAGATCGTAACATAGCGGAGTCGATTTTAGAATACAGGGCCAGTCTGCTGTCTTCCCTGATAGAGCTTTATCATGGTGATTTTAATACCCTCTACAATGTTTACGTGGAAAAGGAGCAGAAGAACGGATTCAACGAgaaagtgttttgtttgatggagTCCACTTTACCATTGCTGCAATTCAATGGTAATATTTTGCAGAATATGCCACTCCTCCGGCTACCAAAG TGTGCGAGTAATGTGTATCTGGAGTCCAACCAAATACTTCAAAGTTTCCTGCAAAACAAGGGAGTGCTGGGAGGGTCTATATTTTACCACAACAA AGTATTGGCTTCACAGTTGCCGAcgaatttgacgaaaatgttCGTGTATTCCGACCCTTATCGGATGAAACTCGCTGAAATGATAGCAGTAACGTTCCACGTGCCAAACGGCGTTAGCCTCATCAGTGCGTACATAACTAAGCGTGACTACACGCAACTCATCGATGCTACCAAAAACATTCCgatttatttcaataattgTGCCACTGCGGCTCCACCCACCGGATCGGTACCGTTTGCCATCAAGAAGAAACTAATTCCATCGAAAGAGCTCGGCGGCACCGTATCTGGCTTTCCGATGCTTAAGTCGGACAAATCGATCATCTTTTCAAACATTCCCGAGGAAGAGACGGTCGGTGCGGATGGTGGACTCTGTGAGCaaacacaaagcaaaaaatcGTTCAGCACCGTATCTCGACCAACATTTCTCCCGCTGAAGTTTAAAAATCTAACGTCTAGAGACATAATCGATTCTGGAGTGAATTCCATTAATTTCGACGAATCGGATAGCTTTCCGAACTTTATAGGTAAAACCAGTGTATGTTCAACACCACTGACTGAGAACAAGATTGTGCCAAACAGGAACATGATGTCGATATGCGTTACCCAGGATCAGCCTTCTGCGCCTCCAGCGGAGGAAAATGACAATATCGGCGTTGAAGAAGAAAAGCCGCCAATAGCCGTGGAAGCAAATGGTCGCAGcagtttaaaatatttcaacgcGCGAAAGTACAGTATCCTTAACAATCCCTTCATGATGCCGAAACACATTCGTTGTTCGTCAATGTCGAACTTGACTGAACAACAAAGTAACGAAACGGAAGAAAACTCTCCAGCAGAAGATACTGGTGGCGTTGATAGGCACATTAAAAATAAGcgtcaatttaaattttccaacAACTATGACCCGGCAAAAACTATCAGCGATCCGCTTTACCCTCTTGTCGACCAGCGAAAAAGAGCAATGTCCTATAGTTTGTTCCAAGATTTCGAGCGATCTCGCAACGAGCGCATCGCCGAGCTAGTCGAACAGGAAGCGAAGCAAGAACCGAAAGGCAACGATAAGTGCAATCAAgtcacacagcagcagccgtcTGCGATAGACGATCGTATACCGACTGTTGGTGCGATTTCTACTACAGCTCGAAAAGTTGAGCTACCGCTATCGGAAAATCCCGAACTAGTCAAGGGTGCTGCAACACCGAAAGATCGGCGTGCACTCAGCTTGCCAATCAAATCATTTAATCTCAATGATGATGCCCCATCCACCGCACGAGCAGGTGGCAATGGTGGCACTAGCAGTGGCCAGGAACTGTTTACGCGCCGCAAAAGTACACTGGAATTGACGCCGCTGATGACTAAGCTAACCGTATTGGCTCTGAATGACACCGAATCGAGCGGTGTTTCCAGCTGGGACACAACGCCGGGATGCAGTTACAATATGGCCATCTCGCCGCAGGATTATATTCCGCAACGTAGGAAATCGCAGGACATATCACAGTCTGTAGCACCGCCACTCGGTGTGCTAGCAGGAGACGAAAATGCTCTAGTCAAGGTAGATTTGTTCGTTTGCGTGCAACAGAACATGACGTTGATACTAGTCATGCaggagaaaaattgtaaaaatcaACGCCTTGTGCAAACTCTG TTTGAATCGTGCGTATCAAAGTTTCTGAGGATTGAAAACGATATTCAGCTTGCAATGAATATCAACGTGGACGGGTTCGACAAGACCGATGGCTACAGTTTGATTGCACTAGATTCGGATTGGGATGTGGCGAAAAAGAATGGACCTTGGAATGCTTTAGAGATGCAGACTGCAGAATCTTTGCATACACACTTTAAGAAGAGCAACATTGTAACCGAAGTCACCCTAAA ATCGCAGGAAACGGTTCTGTATGGGTATCAGTGTGGCATGCGCGAACTTTTCTATACCCAAGCTGCAAACGCCCAAGGGGGTCTACCTCCACCCCAAGATGTAATGGGGTCAGTGCCGCTCTGTGCCAAGCGCCGCATCGAACGTGACCattttgctttgctgctgtAA
- the LOC121590967 gene encoding centromere/kinetochore protein zw10, producing the protein MEKMEQIQLENVTFNVPEVLSCISKYQEHVRDIVNSNYVDFLSISNHDMLDDLKSLETDIKELIASTSQLTVDKSNVAWNDLRNYQRDLEEGIRGYKIARKLLSIHDLFESLNLSGNGYEKTAHILTKIKTMLDELDDPVLEELHFFQGLILRHETEYDKLLNDLDVTFNKLVQLQQRSFQNTKSVTIRIHKDENLLYQVVVTQLKTQHNFESVCQFLLENVFAPVIVKPVSLICDEKSNEQSVLIQLSYQLSVGEDLRPGYKTVLSNVMQIFYNLSNMNIVVSDDECLFKVLARQMKKRLCSLLMEQCLDRDIPDTIEGMKESSMVKDVCEFNTFLKTTNFVDGENDDLLEEYANSIETVHQKKLCDNVLDTAVQIMKHESHEMVLIEDHEYQFVGSTSARLSSCMVTRTVVDLKKFLDKVLAEAFANGGAADRFIQTIATILERYMVDVPMANEKLLFKIPQQSALFRNDCTYLNYWLQKNDDKLKDHSSFATISEALKACGEDIFQHQLNTQRTQMMQALNGFKLSIHLVELGTDQQRAVRQCVRQFELLKNVWQTVLPESVYKQSLSGLVDQFLREIMKRIQNLEDITTAIGNGLVLLIDIIIETLPNLFKEPSEIHQLVKQWTKLLQLRQILCGSLVEITELWAEGKGPLTMCFSAEEIKHMVRALFQNTKQRQACIASIV; encoded by the exons atggaaaaaatggaacaaattcAGCTAGAAAATGTAACCTTCAACGTACCGGAAGTGTTGTCTTGCATTAGCAAATATCAGGAGCATGTGCGAGACATTGTAAATTCCAACTACGTAGACTTCCTGTCGATCAGCAATCACGATATGTTGGATGACCTGAAGTCGCTAGAGACGGATATAAAGGAACTCATCGCTTCGACCAGCCAACTAACGGTGGACAAGTCCAATGTAGCCTGGAACGATCTGCGAAACTACCAACGCGATCTCGAAGAGGGCATACGGGGCTACAAGATTGCCCGCAAGTTGCTTTCAATTCACGACTTGTTTGAGAGCTTGAATCTGTCTGGAAACGGATACGAGAAGACAGCCCACATCCTGACCAAGATCAAAACGATGTTGGATGAGCTGGACGATCCTGTGTTGGAAGAGCTACATTTCTTCCAGGGTCTGATTCTACGCCATGAAACGGAATACGATAAGCTCCTGAACGATCTGGATGTCACTTTCAATAAGCTGGTTCAGTTGCAGCAACGTTCTTTCCAAAATACCAAATCGGTGACGATACGCATTCATAAGGATGAAAACTTACTGTATCAGGTGGTAGTAACGCAGTTGAAAACTCAACACAATTTCGAGTCGGTCTGTCAATTCCTATTGGAAAACGTTTTTGCTCCCGTTATTGTGAAACCTGTTTCACTGATTTGTGATGAAAAATCGAATGAGCAAAGCGTATTAATTCAACTCTCCTACCAGCTGTCGGTGGGAGAAGATCTACGCCCCGGCTACAAGACCGTTCTGTCGAATGTAATGCAAATCTTTTACAATCTTAGCAACATGAACATCGTAGTGTCGGACGACGAATGTTTGTTCAAGGTGCTTGCCCGGCAGATGAAAAAGAGGCTGTGTTCCTTGCTGATGGAGCAATGTTTGGATCGCGACATCCCTGACACTATTGAAGGAATGAAGGAATCTTCAATGGTGAAGGACGTATGCGAGTTCAATACGTTCCTAAAAACGACCAACTTTGTAGATGGCGAAAATGACGATTTACTGGAGGAATATGCCAATTCGATCGAAACAGTTCATCAGAAAAAGCTTTGCGACAATGTGCTTGACACGGCTGtgcaaataatgaaacatGAGAGCCATGAAATGGTGCTAATCGAAGATCACGAGTACCAGTTCGTCGGCAGTACTTCGGCCCGCCTCTCAAGCTGCATGGTAACTCGTACGGTGGTGGATCTGAAGAAATTTTTAGACAAGGTGCTTGCGGAAGCATTTGCTAACGGTGGAGCAGCGGACCGGTTCATTCAAACGATAGCCACCATTCTGGAACGCTATATGGTAGACGTACCAATGGCAAATGAAAAGTTGCTCTTCAAGATTCCTCAACAGTCGGCCCTGTTCCGAAATGATTGTACGTACTTGAATTATTGGCTCCAGAAAAATGACGACAAACTGAAGGATCACTCCTCATTTGCAACCATTTCGGAGGCATTGAAGGCCTGCGGAGAAGATATATTTCAGCATCAGCTAAATACCCAACGCACACAAATGATGCAAGCATTGAACGGATTTA AACTTTCCATACATTTGGTAGAGCTTGGCACCGACCAGCAACGCGCCGTCCGACAGTGTGTTCGTCAATTCGAACTGCTGAAAAATGTGTGGCAAACTGTGTTGCCCGAGTCCGTTTACAAACAGAGCTTGTCGGGATTGGTGGACCAGTTCTTAAGAGAAATCATGAAAAGAATTCAAAACCTCGAAGACATTACAACCGCTATCGGTAATGGATTGGTGCTGCTTATCGACATCATAATAGAGACGTTACCGAACCTGTTTAAG GAACCTAGCGAGATTCACCAGCTCGTCAAACAGTGGACAAAGTTGCTGCAACTGCGACAAATATTGTGTGGCTCACTGGTGGAAATCACGGAGTTGTGGGCCGAAGGCAAAGGTCCCCTTACAATGTGTTTCAGCGCGGAAGAAATCAAACATATGGTTCGAGCCCTGTTTCAGAATACTAAACAGCGTCAGGCTTGCATTGCTTCCATCGTTTAG
- the LOC121589036 gene encoding protein FAM114A2, translated as MCDSDSEEFASADEDFEEIEPDELEEVLQSTKPSDVGSSKKKGAHAPSTQSDVEPVDTSKAEQVNRTKPDGSSRPDPSSQSTTVDSKVNTEEKASDKTNIEGAAQDQPATATQVTKQDEDRSDGVSKTGKTVPTNEVRSESNIQTSVQPNLESEDSDQHAVQNKPIPLPQTSSEARTSQTNDPTETSTTSKKLVLKPAKPQLLDEMVKRVEEKEGEQVQEPSRTGTDEGWDDFDDDWGDFTVEGGASNTTAKPDPAKQMKSSNTSTVSAGKPRTAVPTTAKASFRDVDIDEVEDKLKDFMKHKDDPPLTSVLDRLSMAEDSKSADGAGQSWGSWKPSWGGAAVSFLSSASKSVASITTNITQVIESGIGVPNPEELARRQAEEEAKLKAEGYIREESEPNQGTQSSERPLDDRFGFDQLVSGVTQISSKVISGGLDTLEGIGKKTMTILQENDPGLLNKRKLLGLQPNDGVVLSQVLREAKAKTEERERNLKQIQKHQYKKKLHFETLFDDYHGLVHLEALEMLSKQASLKLESLMAPLTGKALEELQETMSEVKELCELPETDNDDADGLHSADELEEKLQEAIADLNPNVKVDFSEIVKSWVEYTGWLEVRNGERTGQDVFEKAMHALAQTTALCVLRMHKLAEILLISEHHSTATEADVVVQLTTVFGWHLSGVATRFCSELTKMKDESGDDSDSALITNIFLEGSNSTSYVQNAFHLFVPILQLGAA; from the exons ATGTGTGACTCGGATAGTGAAGAATTTGCTAGTGCTGATGAAGATTTCGAGGAAATTGAACCAGATGAGTTGGAAGAGGTGCTTCAAAGCACCAAACCGTCGGATGTCGGATCTTCCAAGAAAAAGGGAGCGCACGCACCCTCTACACAATCTGACGTGGAGCCTGTGGACACGAGCAAAGCTGAACAAGTGAACAGAACAAAACCCGACGGAAGCAGTAGGCCCGATCCCTCGTCACAATCCACCACAGTCGATTCGAAGGTGAACACTGAAGAAAAGGCTTCGGATAAGACAAACATTGAAGGTGCCGCGCAGGATCAGCCAGCTACTGCCACCCAGGTCACTAAGCAAGACGAAGACAGAAGCGATGGAGTTTCCAAAACTGGAAAAACAGTACCAACAAATGAAGTTCGAAGTGAAAGTAATATACAAACATCCGTGCAGCCAAACCTGGAGTCTGAGGATTCCGATCAACATGCTGTGCAAAATAAACCAATACCTCTACCGCAAACTTCATCCGAAGCAAGGACCTCCCAAACGAATGATCCCACGGAAACTTCAACAACGTCGAAGAAGCTTGTGCTAAAACCTGCTAAACCACAGTTGCTGGATGAAATGGTGAAAAGAGTAGAGGAGAAGGAAGGAGAACAAGTACAAGAGCCTAGCAGAACCGGCACTGATGAAGGATGGGATGACTTCGACGATGATTGGGGCGATTTTACCGTTGAAGGAGGTGCCAGCAATACAACGGCCAAACCCGACCcggcaaaacaaatgaaaagtTCGAACACTTCGACTGTCTCAGCCGGAAAGCCTAGGACGGCGGTGCCTACCACTGCTAAAGCAAGCTTCCGCGATGTCGACATCGATGAGGTCGAAGATAAGCTGAAAGATTTTATGAAACATAAAGACGACCCTCCGCTAACATCCGTACTCGACCGACTTTCGATGGCAGAGGATAGCAAGTCAGCTGACGGTGCCGGCCAGTCGTGGGGCAGTTGGAAACCATCCTGGGGTGGAGCAGCGGTTTCCTTCCTTTCAAGCGCATCGAAATCCGTTGCATCCATTACGACCAACATCACGCAGGTGATTGAGTCGGGCATCGGTGTACCCAATCCAGAGGAATTGGCCCGCCGTCAGGCGGAGGAAGAAGCTAAGCTAAAAGCGGAAGGCTATATTCGAGAAGAAAGCGAACCAAACCAAGGTACGCAGTCGAGCGAACGGCCGCTGGATGATAGGTTTGGATTCGATCAGCTCGTTTCCGGTGTGACACAGATTAGCAGCAAGGTGATCAGCGGTGGGTTGGACACGCTCGAGGGCATCGGAAAGAAAACGATGACCATTTTGCAGGAGAACGATCCCGGATTGTTGAACAAGCGCAAATTGCTCGGTTTGCAGCCGAACGATGGTGTGGTGTTAAGCCAGGTACTGCGCGAGGCCAAAGCCAAGACCGAGGAGCGCGAACGGAACCTGAAGCAAATCCAAAAGCATCAGTATAAAAAGAAACTTCACTTTGAAACACTGTTCGATGATTACCACGGTTTGGTGCATCTGGAGGCACTGGAAATGCTGTCAAAGCAAGCGTCACTCAAGCTGGAATCACTGATGGCCCCGTTGACGGGGAAGGCTCTCGAGGAGCTGCAGGAAACGATGAGCGAGGTGAAGGAGCTGTGCGAACTGCCCGAAACGGACAACGACGATGCGGACGGGTTACATTCTGCGGACGAGCTGGAAGAAAAGCTCCAGGAAGCCATCGCTGACCTCAATCCGAACGTGAAGGTCGACTTCAGCGAAATCGTTAAGAGTTGGGTCGAGTATACCGGCTGGCTAGAGGTCCGGAACGGCGAACGCACCGGCCAGGACGTGTTTGAAAAGGCCATGCATGCGTTAGCTCAAACGACAGCTCTGTGCGTGCTGCGAATGCATAAGCTAGCAGAGATTCTGCTCATCAGCGAGCACCACAGCACGGCCACGGAGGCCGACGTAGTGGTGCAGCTGACGACGGTTTTTGGCTGGCATCTGAGCGGCGTTGCGACCAGATTCTGCTCCGAGCTGACCAAGATGAAGGATGAGTCCGGCGACGATAGCGACAGTGCGCTTATAACCAACATTTTCTTGGAG GGCTCGAACAGCACATCCTATGTTCAGAATGCGTTTCATCTCTTCGTTCCCATCTTGCAACTTGGCGCGGCTTAA
- the LOC121590971 gene encoding phosducin-like protein: protein MATLDDKLLGEKIHNYCSSSEDEAGDDECDSSEASGTGKGSGKQGSSSKSGFRREADIEPSSLSQNKTHWTGTAGNTGPKGVIQDWQRFKQLEAERREQDEMEKVRLVKKLSITARTKEEDKAAEAMNELDAEFQELMDEDFLLEYQRKRMAEMLAMMDKKGCFGELIHLKDGGEFLQAVDKEDKNATVVIHIYREKYDPCIKMNEALSKLAKEYTNVKFCKFISSDAGLSNLFKTSGVPALLIYKGGQMIGNFVKLVDDLSDEFDFADVESFLVENGIINDKSCKPTIFEQK, encoded by the coding sequence ATGGCAACGCTAGACGACAAACTGTTGGGTGAAAAGATACACAActattgcagcagcagcgaagaTGAGGCCGGAGACGATGAATGTGATTCGAGCGAGGCTTCCGGTACGGGCAAGGGCTCTGGTAAGCAGGGCTCTTCATCAAAATCCGGATTTCGCAGAGAAGCCGATATTGAGCCCAGCTCGTTGTCGCAGAACAAGACTCACTGGACAGGTACCGCGGGCAATACTGGTCCGAAGGGTGTGATACAAGATTGGCAGAGGTTCAAACAATTAGAGGCCGAACGGCGAGAGCAGGATGAAATGGAAAAGGTGCGCTTGGTTAAGAAGCTCAGCATTACCGCACGCACCAAGGAAGAGGACAAGGCGGCCGAAGCGATGAACGAGCTAGACGCCGAGTTCCAAGAGCTAATGGATGAGGATTTTCTGCTTGAGTATCAGCGGAAGCGGATGGCCGAGATGCTTGCGATGATGGACAAAAAGGGTTGCTTCGGGGAACTGATCCACCTGAAGGATGGTGGCGAATTCTTACAGGCCGTCGATAAGGAAGATAAAAACGCGACCGTTGTCATACATATCTACCGTGAAAAGTACGATCCATGTATCAAGATGAATGAAGCCCTGAGCAAACTAGCGAAGGAGTACACGAACGTAAAGTTCTGTAAATTCATTAGCAGCGATGCTGGGTTGAGCAATTTGTTCAAAACATCCGGCGTTCCTGCACTACTGATTTACAAAGGAGGACAGATGATCGGTAATTTTGTAAAGCTGGTCGACGATCTGAGCGATGAGTTTGATTTTGCCGACGTTGAGAGCTTTCTGGTGGAGAATGGAATCATCAATGACAAATCCTGCAAACCGACCATCTTTGAGCAAAAGTAG
- the LOC121589037 gene encoding probable dimethyladenosine transferase, which produces MPKVRAEKKSRVHDGVAKQGIVFNKDFGQHILKNPLVITSMLEKAALRPTDVVLEIGPGTGNMTVKILEKVKKVVACEIDTRLVAELQKRVQGTHMQPKLQILIGDVLKTDLPFFDICVANMPYQISSPFVFKLLLHRPFFRCAVLMFQREFAQRLVAKPGDKLYCRLSINTQLLARVDMLMKVGKNNFKPPPKVESSVVRIEPRNPPPPINYTEWDGLTRIAFLRKNKTLAAAFKQTTVLTTLEENFKLHCSLKNIDVPADLNVKEMVEKILEKADASDKRARSMDIDDFMAVLQAFNAEGFHFS; this is translated from the exons ATGCCGAAAGTGCGTGCAGAAAAGAAATCCCGCGTACATGATGGAGTTGCAAAACAGG GCATCGTGTTCAACAAAGATTTCGGTCAACACATCCTCAAAAACCCGCTCGTCATCACCTCGATGCTGGAAAAGGCGGCATTGCGGCCCACGGATGTTGTGCTCGAAATTGGTCCCGGTACCGGTAACATGACCGTGAAGATACTGGAAAAGGTAAAGAAAGTGGTTGCATGCGAAATTGATACACGTCTCGTGGCCGAACTGCAGAAGCGCGTTCAGGGTACGCATATGCAACCAAAGCTGCAAATCCTGATTGGTGATGTGCTGAAAACGGATCTACCGTTTTTTGACATCTGCGTCGCTAACATGCCGTACCAGATCAGTTCACCGTTCGTCTTTAAACTGCTGCTTCATCGGCCCTTTTTCCGCTGCGCTGTGCTGATGTTCCAGCGTGAGTTTGCCCAACGTTTGGTGGCCAAACCGGGCGATAAGCTGTACTGTCGGCTAAGCATCAACACCCAACTGCTCGCCCGCGTCGATATGCTAATGAAGGTAGGGAAGAACAACTTCAAACCCCCGCCGAAGGTGGAGTCGAGTGTGGTAAGAATAGAGCCGCGAAACCCGCCACCACCAATCAACTACACCGAATGGGACGGTTTGACGCGGATTGCCTTTCTGCGCAAGAACAAAACGCTTGCCGCGGCGTTCAAGCAAACCACCGTACTGACTACACTGGAGGAGAACTTTAAACTGCACTGTTCCCTCAAGAACATCGACGTTCCGGCGGATCTTAACGTGAAGGAGATGGTGGAGAAAATATTGGAAAAGGCCGACGCTAGTGACAAACGTGCCCGCTCGATGGATATTGATGACTTTATGGCAGTTCTGCAGGCATTCAACGCCGAAGGATTTCATTTCAGCTAG